In Vigna unguiculata cultivar IT97K-499-35 chromosome 3, ASM411807v1, whole genome shotgun sequence, a single genomic region encodes these proteins:
- the LOC114179016 gene encoding autophagy-related protein 13b — MASSHGNAHSDAAKMEQIITEFFAKSLHIILESRAPCVSSRNFYGDQAAMSPCSSSSSSSSVRPRDKWFNLALRECPAALENIDIWRQNNIECIVIDVILVQRPLDWDPVTASLSPRRVLPRSSSLKERCPFGWNTDQEELGVVGRSEKIVERWVVQYENRKTRDSSSCSRRSSSVSLHNSYKKSTLLLRSLYSTLRLLPAYKVFRELNSCGQIRDFTLAHRVSSFVEPFTRKEEAEMMKFGFTPVDTSSGRLCLSVMYCPVVSRVSSEPSTPISPQVIADYVGSPLADPWRRFPSVPVAGLPSHGSPSSLPSSRQRSMSFDHYRASPPSYLPSPTYSESLSSVYSANLRRFPPASLPPHPTEMSLIQKKNTNFDDYYHSRSPSTDNSGPLPCKPLLRSGSAPVSIPAEVADFPGYSNRHNNVPPSPPLRGSRGTVKIDRCTNAMQTGATAEKSFSLGKDESRKYSGVKISTNSSPSSRSYQDDFDDTDFTCPFDVDDDDITDPGSRAESLDHGLLVETFEAGGFFPVRKSHDAAVGALVQMLKKAPPLRQDFSTSQHLSQGVTNPETWNNNLEGPNQILEASKQVSIMSSGIIATRKTTADALEEFQGYKEMKNLLLMRDSKHQT, encoded by the exons ATGGCTTCCTCTCATGGGAATGCACACTCCGATGCTGCAAAGATGGAACAGATAATCACTGAGTTCTTTGCCAAGAGCCTTCATATAATACTCGAATCAAGGGCACCCTGTGTGTCCTCTCGCAATTTCTACGGTGATCAAGCTGCTATGTCTCCATGTTCATCGTCTTCATCTTCGTCCAGTGTGCGGCCGAGGGATAAGTGGTTCAATTTGGCGCTCCGGGAGTGCCCGGCGGCGTTGGAAAACATTGACATCTGGCGCCAGAACAACATTGAGTGCATAGTGATTGATGTGATTTTAGTGCAGAGGCCTCTGGATTGGGACCCTGTGACTGCGAGTCTTTCTCCAAGAAGGGTTCTCCCAAGGAGTTCTTCGCTGAAGGAAAGATGCCCTTTTGGCTGGAACACTGATCAGGAAGAATTGGGGGTTGTGGGAAGGAGTGAAAAGATTGTGGAGAGATGGGTTGTGCAGTATGAAAATAGGAAGACTAGGGATTCTAGTTCTTGCAGTAGGAGGTCAAGCAGTGTTTCTCTGCATAACTCGTATAAGAAATCAACTTTGCTTCTGAGGTCTTTGTATTCCACTCTTAGACTTTTACCTGCCTATAAAGTATTCAGAGAGCTTAATTCTTGTGGACAAATTAGGGACTTTACCCTTGCTCATCGTGTGTCTTCTTTTGTTGAGCCCTTCACCCGGAAAGAAGAGGCTGAAATGATGAAATTCGGGTTCACCCCTGTGGATACTTCTTCTGGTAGACTGTGTCTTAGTGTGATGTATTGCCCCGTGGTCTCACGTGTGAGCTCAGAACCTTCAACTCCAATTTCCCCACAAGTTATTGCAGACTATGTTGGGAGTCCATTGGCTGATCCATGGAGGAGGTTTCCTTCTGTTCCTGTGGCAGGTTTGCCATCTCATGGCTCTCCATCATCGTTGCCATCTTCAAGGCAGCGCAGTATGAGTTTCGATCATTATAGAGCTTCACCTCCATCTTATTTACCTTCCCCTACTTATTCAGAATCACTCTCATCAGTGTATAGTGCAAATTTGCGACGTTTCCCTCCTGCAAGTTTGCCTCCTCATCCAACTGAGATGTCTTTGATTCAAAAAAAGAACACAAATTTTGATGATTATTATCACTCTCGATCACCTTCAACCGATAATTCAGGACCATTACCATGCAAACCACTTTTACGATCTGGAAGTGCTCCTGTCAGCATACCTGCTGAAGTTGCTGATTTTCCTGGTTATTCCAATAGGCATAATAATGTGCCTCCGTCTCCTCCCCTAAGAGGTTCAAGGGGCACTGTTAAGATTGATAGATGTACAAATGCTATGCAAACTGGTGCAACAGCTGAGAAG TCGTTTTCTCTTGGAAAAGATGAGTCTCGAAAATATTCTGGAGTCAAGATATCAACTAACAGCTCGCCCTCCAGTAGGTCTTATCAGGATGATTTTGATGATACTGATTTTACTTGTCCATTTGATGTCGATGATGATGATATTACGGATCCAGGAAGCAG AGCTGAATCTCTAGATCATGGTCTTTTGGTTGAGACATTTGAAGCTGGAGGATTCTTTCCCGTTAGAAAGTCTCATGATGCTGCTGTTGGTGCGCTTGTACAAATGCTGAAGAAAGCACCACCACTCCGTCAAGATTTCTCCACTTCACAACACCTGTCACAAGGAGTTACAAATCCTGAAACCTGGAACAACAACCTTGAAGGGCCCAATCAGATCCTGGAAGCATCAAAACAAGTGAGCATAATGTCTTCTGGGATCATAGCCACCAGAAAAACCACAGCTGATGCACTGGAAGAGTTCCAAGGTTACAAAGAGATGAAAAACCTGTTGCTTATGCGAGATAGTAAGCACCAGACATAG